A stretch of the Xiphias gladius isolate SHS-SW01 ecotype Sanya breed wild chromosome 21, ASM1685928v1, whole genome shotgun sequence genome encodes the following:
- the LOC120807159 gene encoding uncharacterized protein LOC120807159: MWTVIVVFVLLTAGNRAQNYDNNLEGILFRLCPDKHAVSQIKSSHTDNDRQWKIECKPLDATLKCSWSGFYKSYEQELSFNCPANHVVAGVFSDYNNAYGDRRWNFYCCTAPKLITFECRETPKVNYWNEDFNWWVPGDNFLTGIQSHNNNNNGDHRWSFSYCRGTTLDAQTISSQILTANSPMKSLFTEGDVVVPRTRNARICYNCKWPKSSGLVRVPYTVSDSFTSSEKIKIDKAISAFHLSTCVRFVPHIGQTTYISVVKKSGCWSLVGKTGGSQQLSLGNGCVQNGIIQHELIHALGFWHEQSRTDRDIYVKIHYENIKTGQERNFEQLETNNLNVPYDYTSVMHYGPKDFSKNGGDTISSLTPTEKIGQRIGMSENDILKINKLYGCKDYLHKNGEWDNELGGVLSRQCPSGQAVSGITSSHKHKDQNDRLWGISCKAFKATRTCRWSSYANEYWGPMDFKCAHNEVIAGVYSVHSNIMGDRRWKFYCCSNSGSATFNCKDEPVINYWEESFSWQVASSNFLTGVKSSFNSQT, translated from the exons ATGTGGACCGTCATCGTGGTTTTCGTGCTTCTGACTG CTGGAAACAGAGCACAGAACTATGACAACAATCTGGAAGGCATTTTGTTTCGTCTTTGTCCAGATAAACACGCTGTGTCTCAGATTAAAAG CTCCCACACTGACAATGATCGCCAGTGGAAGATTGAATGCAAGCCTTTAGACGCTACATTAAAATGCTCCTGGTCGGGTTTCTACAAATCATATGAGCAAGAACTGAGCTTCAACTGCCCGGCCAATCACGTGGTTGCTGGCGTTTTCAGCGATTACAACAACGCATACGGAGACAGAAG ATGGAATTTCTACTGCTGCACTGCTCCAAAACTGATCACATTTGAATGCCGGGAAACCCCAAAGGTCAACTACTGGAATGAAGACTTCAACTGGTGGGTCCCCGGAGACAACTTCCTAACAGGCATCCAGAGccacaacaacaataacaacgG agaTCATCGCTGGAGTTTCAGTTACTGCAGAGGAACAACACTAG atgcCCAGACGATCAGTTCACAAATCCTTACTGCAAACAGTCCAATGAAAAGCCTTTTTACTGAAGGAGATGTTGTTGTCCCAAGAACAAGGAATGCAAGAATCTGTTATAACTGCAAATGGCCAAAGTCAAGTGGGCTGGTTCGAGTGCCATACACCGTAAGTGATTCCTTTACCAGCTCCGAGAAGATCAAAATTGACAAGGCAATCAGTGCCTTCCACTTGAGCACCTGCGTTCGCTTCGTTCCTCATATTGGCCAGACCACCTACATCAGCGTCGTGAAAAAGTCTGGATGTTGGTCACTAGTTGGAAAAACTGGAGGCTCTCAACAACTGTCTCTTGGTAATGGATGCGTTCAAAACGGCATCATTCAGCATGAGCTCATTCATGCGCTCGGCTTCTGGCACGAGCAAAGTAGAACTGACAGGGACATTTATGTCAAGATCCACTATGAAAACATCAAGACCGGACAAGAAAGAAACTTCGAACAACTGGAAACAAACAACCTCAATGTACCTTACGACTACACCTCTGTTATGCATTACGGACCAAAGGACTTCTCAAAGAATGGAGGAGACACCATCTCTTCCCTGACACCCACAGAGAAAATAGGCCAGAGGATCGGCATGTCAGAAAATGACATTCTGAAAATCAACAAGCTCTACGGCTGCA AGGATTACCTACATAAGAACGGCGAGTGGGACAATGAGCTCGGCGGCGTTTTGAGTCGCCAGTGTCCTTCTGGCCAAGCTGTGTCCGGCATCACCAG CtcccacaaacacaaagaccaaAATGATCGACTCTGGGGGATTTCGTGCAAGGCTTTCAAGGCTACCAGGACATGCCGCTGGTCAAGTTATGCGAATGAATATTGGGGACCCATGGACTTCAAATGCGCACACAACGAAGTGATCGCAGGGGTCTACAGCGTACACAGCAACATCATGGGGGACAGGAG gtgGAAGTTTTACTGCTGCAGTAACTCCGGATCTGCCACGTTCAACTGCAAAGACGAACCGGTGATCAACTACTGGGAGGAATCCTTCAGCTGGCAGGTCGCCAGCAGCAACTTCCTAACGGGAGTGAAGAGCTCTTTTAACAGCCAAACGTAG